The following proteins come from a genomic window of Deltaproteobacteria bacterium:
- a CDS encoding type II toxin-antitoxin system RelE/ParE family toxin: MILGYRDRKTRAFAEGRSVKAFRSFETQAAKRLAILNAAPSLDTLRSLPGNHLEALRGERKGQYSIRINRQWRLCFEWPDGHAGPDNVEIVDYHG; this comes from the coding sequence ATGATCCTCGGTTATCGAGACAGAAAGACGCGAGCGTTTGCCGAAGGGCGGTCAGTCAAGGCGTTCCGGAGCTTCGAAACCCAAGCAGCAAAACGGCTGGCCATCCTGAACGCCGCGCCTTCGCTCGACACCCTGCGTTCCTTACCGGGAAACCATCTTGAAGCCCTCCGGGGTGAGAGGAAGGGCCAGTACTCCATTCGCATCAACCGGCAGTGGAGACTGTGTTTCGAGTGGCCGGACGGGCATGCAGGACCGGACAACGTTGAGATCGTCGACTACCACGGATGA
- a CDS encoding multidrug effflux MFS transporter, giving the protein MARPALRSGEFVSLVALLISLVALSTDAMLPALPAIGHDLGTPRPNDVQFVITSLFVGLGLGQIVFGPLSDSIGRKPAIHTGLVLYMTGCLMSILSPTFAVMIAGRVLQGFGVAGPRVVTVALVRDQYEGRQMARLMSFAISVFILVPTVAPALGQGILWLGGWRAIFTTFFAIAAFAFAWVALRQPETLPASRRRPLSPRAIGGAVLEVLRIRPALGYTLASGCALAPFVGYLSSAQQIFQDAYGTGALFPVYFGVLALAIGVASLVNGRLVLKHGMRPLVTTATVAITLVSIVGWTLAFRFDGLPPLWLFMAYLLVVFFFFGLVFGNLNALAMGPLGHIAGVGAAVVAALSTFIALPLGAFVGQNFDGTMYAQIAAFAIFGTGAFAAIRWAEAKPSVGPGHDAIDRS; this is encoded by the coding sequence ATGGCGCGACCCGCCCTTCGTTCCGGCGAGTTCGTTTCCCTCGTCGCCCTCTTGATATCGCTCGTCGCGCTCTCGACCGATGCGATGCTTCCGGCGCTTCCCGCCATCGGTCACGACCTCGGGACGCCGCGTCCTAACGACGTCCAGTTCGTCATCACCTCTCTGTTCGTGGGGCTCGGCCTGGGCCAGATCGTCTTCGGCCCGCTCTCGGACAGTATCGGACGCAAGCCCGCCATCCATACCGGCCTTGTCCTGTACATGACCGGATGCCTCATGAGCATCCTTTCACCCACGTTCGCGGTGATGATCGCGGGCCGTGTACTGCAGGGCTTCGGCGTCGCGGGGCCACGCGTCGTGACCGTGGCTCTGGTGCGCGATCAGTACGAAGGACGCCAGATGGCTCGTCTCATGTCGTTCGCCATCTCCGTGTTCATCCTCGTTCCCACCGTCGCACCGGCCCTCGGGCAGGGGATCCTGTGGCTGGGAGGCTGGCGGGCGATTTTCACCACCTTCTTCGCCATCGCCGCGTTCGCTTTCGCATGGGTAGCGCTTCGTCAGCCGGAGACCCTTCCGGCTTCTCGCCGGAGGCCCCTCTCCCCGCGAGCCATTGGCGGAGCCGTCCTGGAGGTCCTGCGGATTCGGCCCGCTCTCGGGTATACCCTCGCCAGCGGATGCGCGTTGGCGCCGTTCGTCGGCTACCTGAGCTCTGCCCAGCAGATCTTCCAGGACGCTTACGGAACCGGCGCCCTGTTCCCCGTCTATTTCGGAGTGCTGGCGCTTGCCATCGGAGTGGCCTCGCTCGTGAACGGCCGCCTCGTGCTGAAGCACGGGATGCGCCCGCTCGTCACGACGGCGACGGTGGCCATCACGCTGGTCTCGATCGTTGGCTGGACACTGGCCTTCCGCTTCGATGGGCTTCCCCCGTTGTGGCTGTTCATGGCCTACCTGCTGGTGGTCTTCTTCTTCTTTGGACTCGTCTTCGGAAATCTCAACGCTCTCGCCATGGGGCCCCTCGGGCACATCGCCGGAGTGGGCGCGGCCGTGGTCGCCGCGCTCTCCACCTTCATCGCGTTGCCGCTCGGAGCCTTCGTGGGTCAAAACTTCGATGGCACCATGTACGCACAGATCGCCGCCTTCGCGATCTTCGGCACCGGGGCCTTCGCCGCAATAAGATGGGCCGAGGCCAAGCCAAGCGTTGGACCCGGTCATGATGCCATCGACCGGTCGTGA
- a CDS encoding MFS transporter yields the protein MSGDRLNLGFLAAAHFLDHLFMLIFATVAALRLAHEWDMSYAALIPYATPGFVAFGVGAIVAGWLGDKWSRPGMITIFFFGIGVSSILTALADSPFEIALGLLAVGVFAAIYHPVGIAMVIQGRRKTGIPIAVNGVFGNLGVAAAALLTGYLIDTGGWRNAFVVPGAIAIVLGAAYAVLVWARQGSGAAAADSAGDAGAGKPTVDAPSIARSTFVRVLCIIVFTTAIGGLVFQSTTFALPKIFDERLGDLAGSATAVGGYAFLVFAIAAMAQLVVGYLVDRRSVRTVFAFVGGLQALFFALMYQLTGVAALVVSVAFMLVVFGQIPINDVLIGRITKSEWRSRVFALRYIVTFSVMASTLPVVAGIHAGWGFGALFVVMAVAGGGVLAAALMLPRAGVVVAQPATA from the coding sequence ATGTCGGGCGACCGTCTGAACCTGGGTTTCCTCGCCGCCGCGCACTTCCTCGATCATCTGTTCATGCTGATCTTCGCGACGGTGGCCGCGTTGCGTCTCGCCCACGAGTGGGACATGAGCTACGCGGCGTTGATCCCCTATGCCACGCCCGGGTTCGTGGCTTTCGGGGTCGGCGCCATTGTGGCCGGGTGGCTCGGGGACAAGTGGAGCCGGCCCGGCATGATCACCATCTTCTTCTTCGGCATCGGCGTGAGCTCGATCCTCACCGCCCTGGCCGATTCGCCGTTCGAGATCGCGCTGGGGCTGCTGGCCGTCGGCGTCTTCGCCGCCATCTACCATCCCGTCGGCATCGCCATGGTCATACAGGGACGCCGGAAGACCGGCATCCCCATCGCCGTCAACGGCGTCTTCGGCAACCTCGGGGTCGCCGCCGCCGCGCTGCTCACGGGTTACCTCATCGACACCGGCGGCTGGCGCAACGCGTTCGTGGTGCCCGGCGCGATCGCCATCGTCTTGGGCGCCGCCTACGCGGTGCTTGTATGGGCGCGGCAAGGGAGCGGGGCCGCCGCCGCGGACAGTGCGGGCGACGCGGGTGCCGGGAAGCCCACCGTGGACGCGCCGTCCATCGCACGTTCGACCTTCGTCCGCGTCCTCTGCATCATCGTGTTCACCACCGCCATCGGCGGCCTGGTGTTCCAGAGCACCACCTTCGCGCTGCCGAAGATCTTCGACGAGCGGCTCGGCGACCTCGCCGGCTCCGCCACCGCCGTGGGCGGCTACGCGTTCCTGGTCTTCGCCATCGCGGCCATGGCCCAGCTCGTGGTGGGCTATCTCGTCGACCGCCGCTCCGTGCGCACGGTGTTCGCCTTCGTCGGCGGCCTGCAGGCGCTGTTCTTCGCGCTCATGTACCAACTCACCGGCGTCGCCGCGCTGGTGGTCTCCGTCGCCTTCATGCTCGTCGTCTTCGGCCAGATCCCCATCAACGACGTGCTCATCGGCCGCATCACCAAGAGCGAATGGCGCAGTCGCGTCTTCGCCCTGCGCTACATCGTGACCTTCTCCGTCATGGCCTCCACCCTGCCCGTGGTCGCCGGCATCCATGCGGGCTGGGGCTTCGGCGCCCTGTTCGTGGTGATGGCCGTGGCCGGGGGAGGCGTCCTTGCCGCCGCCCTGATGCTGCCGCGCGCCGGCGTGGTCGTCGCTCAACCCGCTACCGCGTGA
- a CDS encoding Ig-like domain-containing protein: protein MIYTLLASCGGGSGSVSRSGESDQLTIEPRPPQDRPDLAVASPSVSNGNPAPGAGFTLSAMVNNTGSGQAAATTLRYYRSTDATITSSDTELGTNAVPGLAPSGSDSQSMDLTAPSAPGTYYYGVCVDAVAGESNTSNNCSAAIEITVPEPDHPELAVVSPSVSTPFPAIASRFTLSAAVRNGGKGQSGATTLRYYRSTDATITSSDTEVGTAAVAALAPSGSDNQSVDLTAPSTPGTYYYGACVDALADESNTANNCSTAVEITVLATQQQVQGHPDLEVRTPTVSDASPETGATFNLSATVSNTGDAESPATTLRYYRSTDPTITTSDTAVGTDDVGVLAAPGTSSESISLAAPVTAGAYYYGACVDSVTDESDSTDNCSASVKVDVEEPKHPDLEVGTPSVSDASPETAASFTLSATVSNTGDAESPATTLRYYRSTDPTITTSDTAVGTDDVGVLAAPGTSSESISLAAPVTAGAYYYGACVDSVTDEFDSTDNCSASVKVDVEEPKHPDLEVGTPSVDDASPETGAGFTLSATVSNTGDGESPATTLRYYRSTDPTITTSDTAVGTDDVGVLAASGTSSESISLTAPATAGAYYYGACVDSVTDESDTTNNCSAPVKVEAVQPSELSVEVTAPQEWAPVGETVNYKAKVVDSEGTEMSGYTFAWKSNDTSKATVNSSGVVTAVAVGDATITATASTTGSTTVKARPLARSSGDAGTKLQSTLSGSLKMNVVKPVDRIEFSPSSLSFDAVGELKTVTATLYDADNNEMRPTHWGWGSANETVAEVYSRYSSSSVPASVQSIGEGTTTVSLSANGTKASMNVTVTLPTARVDINPRSLTFEALGDTKSVTIRVLDENGDEDEDATWLAFGFFSPCCVPDARNYRGGVAFERVGDGLEITSKGPGTGQITISSTDVASAILGVTVRMKPATLEVSPSSPSLAVNGTTTLSATIKDANGNSIQVSGNDGQGGLVVYWETNDDTVATVVGGTAREEHNTGATATVTAVGAGTATITGTWASRVRGTATVTVTE, encoded by the coding sequence ATGATCTACACACTCCTTGCGAGTTGTGGTGGTGGTTCTGGTTCGGTTTCCAGAAGCGGCGAAAGCGACCAGCTCACTATCGAACCGCGCCCCCCGCAAGACCGTCCGGACCTGGCGGTGGCGTCGCCCTCGGTGAGCAACGGCAACCCGGCCCCTGGGGCGGGCTTTACGTTGTCCGCGATGGTCAACAACACAGGCAGCGGACAGGCGGCAGCTACGACGTTGCGCTACTATCGCTCCACCGACGCCACCATCACCTCTTCGGACACGGAACTGGGCACCAACGCCGTGCCCGGGCTTGCGCCGTCCGGGAGCGACAGCCAGTCCATGGATCTGACCGCCCCCTCCGCCCCCGGAACATACTACTACGGAGTGTGCGTGGACGCGGTGGCGGGAGAGTCCAATACGTCCAACAACTGCTCCGCGGCCATCGAAATCACCGTGCCGGAGCCGGACCATCCGGAGCTGGCGGTGGTCTCGCCCTCGGTTAGCACCCCGTTCCCGGCCATCGCATCTCGGTTCACTCTGTCGGCAGCGGTACGGAACGGCGGCAAGGGGCAATCGGGGGCGACGACGTTGCGATACTACCGGTCCACCGACGCCACCATCACCTCTTCGGATACGGAAGTTGGCACCGCTGCCGTGGCTGCGCTTGCACCGTCGGGAAGCGACAACCAGTCGGTGGATCTGACCGCCCCCTCCACGCCCGGAACATACTACTATGGGGCGTGTGTCGATGCCCTCGCCGACGAGTCCAATACGGCCAACAACTGCTCCACAGCCGTTGAGATCACTGTACTGGCGACCCAGCAGCAGGTACAGGGCCATCCGGACCTGGAGGTGAGGACACCCACGGTGAGTGACGCGAGCCCGGAGACGGGCGCGACGTTCAATTTGTCAGCGACCGTGAGCAACACCGGTGACGCGGAGTCACCCGCGACGACGCTGCGCTACTACCGCTCGACGGACCCGACGATCACGACATCGGACACCGCGGTGGGGACGGACGACGTGGGCGTGCTGGCAGCCCCAGGAACGAGCTCGGAGTCCATCTCGTTGGCGGCGCCGGTAACCGCCGGCGCGTACTACTACGGGGCGTGTGTGGACTCGGTGACCGACGAGTCCGACTCAACGGACAACTGCTCCGCGTCGGTGAAGGTAGACGTCGAGGAGCCGAAGCATCCGGACCTGGAGGTTGGGACGCCTTCGGTGAGCGACGCAAGCCCGGAGACGGCTGCGAGCTTCACCCTGTCGGCGACGGTGAGCAACACCGGCGACGCGGAGTCGCCCGCGACGACGTTGCGCTACTACCGCTCGACGGACCCGACGATCACGACATCGGACACCGCGGTGGGGACGGACGACGTGGGCGTGCTGGCGGCCCCAGGAACGAGCTCGGAGTCCATCTCGTTGGCGGCGCCGGTAACCGCCGGCGCGTACTACTACGGGGCGTGTGTGGACTCGGTGACCGACGAGTTTGACTCAACGGACAACTGCTCCGCGTCGGTGAAGGTAGACGTCGAGGAGCCGAAGCATCCGGACCTGGAGGTTGGGACGCCTTCGGTGGACGACGCGAGCCCGGAGACGGGTGCGGGCTTCACCCTGTCGGCGACGGTGAGCAACACGGGCGACGGCGAGTCGCCCGCGACGACGTTGCGCTACTACCGCTCGACGGACCCGACGATCACGACGTCGGACACGGCGGTGGGGACGGACGACGTGGGCGTGCTGGCGGCCTCAGGAACGAGCTCGGAGTCCATCTCGTTGACGGCGCCGGCGACGGCCGGTGCGTACTACTACGGTGCGTGCGTGGACTCGGTGACCGATGAGTCCGACACCACCAACAACTGCTCGGCGCCGGTGAAGGTGGAGGCGGTACAGCCGAGTGAGTTGAGCGTGGAGGTGACCGCGCCGCAGGAGTGGGCACCCGTAGGGGAGACCGTGAACTACAAAGCGAAGGTGGTGGACAGCGAGGGAACGGAGATGTCCGGGTACACCTTCGCATGGAAGTCGAATGACACCTCGAAGGCGACCGTCAATTCAAGCGGCGTGGTGACGGCCGTCGCGGTAGGCGACGCGACCATTACCGCCACAGCAAGTACGACTGGCTCGACCACCGTGAAGGCGCGTCCCCTTGCGCGGTCTTCCGGTGACGCGGGCACGAAGCTCCAGTCAACACTCTCGGGTTCGCTCAAGATGAACGTGGTCAAGCCAGTGGACAGAATTGAGTTTTCTCCGAGCTCGCTGAGCTTCGACGCGGTGGGTGAATTGAAGACCGTCACGGCGACCCTCTACGACGCGGACAACAACGAAATGCGCCCAACCCATTGGGGCTGGGGCTCGGCGAATGAGACAGTGGCCGAGGTGTACTCACGGTACTCTAGTTCCAGTGTGCCGGCCAGTGTGCAGTCCATCGGCGAGGGGACCACCACGGTGAGCCTAAGCGCCAACGGGACCAAGGCGTCCATGAACGTGACGGTGACACTGCCGACGGCACGAGTGGATATCAATCCGCGCTCGTTGACGTTTGAGGCGCTGGGAGACACCAAGTCGGTGACCATCCGGGTCCTGGACGAGAACGGTGACGAGGACGAGGACGCGACTTGGTTGGCATTCGGTTTTTTCAGTCCGTGCTGCGTTCCTGACGCTCGCAACTACCGGGGTGGAGTCGCCTTCGAGAGAGTGGGCGATGGCCTGGAAATTACGTCGAAAGGACCGGGAACCGGCCAGATCACGATCAGTTCGACGGACGTGGCATCGGCTATCCTGGGCGTCACCGTTCGCATGAAGCCGGCGACGCTGGAGGTTTCACCGAGTTCACCCAGCTTGGCGGTCAACGGGACGACCACGCTGAGCGCGACGATCAAGGACGCCAACGGCAACTCCATACAGGTGAGCGGGAACGACGGCCAGGGCGGTCTCGTTGTCTATTGGGAAACGAACGACGACACCGTGGCGACAGTTGTGGGCGGGACGGCCAGGGAGGAACACAATACCGGAGCCACTGCCACGGTGACGGCGGTGGGGGCCGGCACGGCGACGATCACCGGCACGTGGGCTAGCAGAGTCAGAGGCACCGCCACGGTAACCGTGACGGAGTGA
- a CDS encoding HigA family addiction module antitoxin, with protein MFMRAVHPGEILKGELEELGITPTELARQIEVPANRVSQIIAGKRSVTGDTALRLGHWFGVDPQFWLNLQAQYDLVQANRETGAQIRHLPTRPGVLGKGAAPGFA; from the coding sequence ATGTTCATGAGAGCTGTCCATCCCGGTGAGATCCTGAAGGGCGAGTTGGAAGAACTGGGTATCACACCGACGGAGTTGGCGCGGCAGATCGAGGTGCCCGCTAACCGGGTGAGCCAGATCATCGCCGGCAAGCGTTCAGTCACCGGCGACACCGCGCTACGCTTGGGCCACTGGTTCGGTGTCGATCCTCAATTTTGGCTTAACCTTCAGGCACAGTACGACTTGGTTCAGGCCAACAGGGAAACGGGTGCCCAGATCCGCCATCTGCCGACTAGGCCGGGTGTTTTGGGAAAGGGCGCCGCTCCGGGGTTTGCATGA
- a CDS encoding DMT family transporter has product MGQPRRHAARAGVTLGAELLALSAAVAWGSEAILVRRGARYASVVLAALMGFVLSTVVLWSAIWLFIPLSLLYTRGTWYFIISGLIQPAIVRFLHYTGIVRLGASRAGPVRSVTPLFAIAIAFSFLGERPDAGVYLGSFLSVIGVWLTSSRREGESEWKAIHLAYPLGAAFLTAISQNFRKTGLLIMPNPYVATAVTITTSLVVFSLSLVVTGQLRTLQGDRKCLPFYGTAAVVSATAQLLGYIALAKGDVSVVVPLINTNPLFIVLFSALFLRDLETINARVAAGAVLIVTGIALITYR; this is encoded by the coding sequence GTGGGCCAACCGCGACGACACGCCGCTCGTGCTGGAGTAACTCTGGGCGCCGAGCTTCTAGCCCTGAGCGCGGCGGTGGCCTGGGGGTCCGAGGCGATCCTGGTGCGCCGGGGCGCGCGCTACGCCAGCGTCGTGCTCGCCGCGCTCATGGGCTTCGTACTGAGCACGGTGGTGCTGTGGAGCGCCATCTGGCTCTTCATTCCACTGAGTCTGCTCTACACCCGCGGCACTTGGTACTTCATCATCAGCGGGCTGATCCAGCCGGCCATCGTCCGCTTTCTCCACTACACCGGCATCGTTCGCCTGGGCGCGTCGCGCGCCGGCCCGGTGCGCAGCGTGACGCCGCTGTTCGCCATCGCCATCGCCTTCAGCTTCCTCGGCGAACGGCCCGACGCCGGCGTCTACCTCGGCTCGTTCCTGAGCGTCATCGGGGTCTGGCTGACATCGAGCCGGCGCGAGGGAGAGAGCGAGTGGAAGGCGATTCACCTGGCGTATCCGCTGGGCGCGGCCTTCCTCACGGCCATCTCGCAGAACTTCCGCAAGACCGGCCTCCTGATCATGCCCAACCCCTATGTCGCCACCGCGGTCACCATCACCACGTCGCTGGTGGTGTTCTCGTTGAGCCTAGTGGTGACGGGCCAGTTGCGCACTCTCCAGGGCGACCGGAAATGCCTGCCGTTCTACGGCACCGCCGCCGTGGTCTCGGCCACCGCGCAACTGCTGGGCTACATCGCCCTGGCCAAGGGTGACGTGTCCGTGGTGGTGCCGCTCATCAACACGAACCCGCTCTTCATCGTCCTGTTCAGCGCGCTGTTCCTTCGGGACCTGGAGACCATCAACGCCCGCGTCGCCGCCGGCGCCGTCCTTATCGTCACGGGCATCGCGCTCATCACGTACCGCTGA
- a CDS encoding sulfurtransferase gives MAQAGYARPELLTETDWLEQHLDDPNIRIVDCDPYDVYRRAHIKGAVGIRVHHYIKHPEYSTDPRKYPLVAPPDTAKELMESLGIGDETHVVAYDSNGSLWAARLWWVLNYYGHTKVTVLNGGWQKWFDEGRPAALDVPKPATASFNPKAEPDLVCTVDYGTASVGNPDVVFLDVRSDGEWTGANSRGNKRAGRIPGAVHLEWLNFVHDKPYRTFKEAGELRGLLVQAGVPPDREVVTYUQGGIRAAHGVFVLTLLGYERARNYDGSMAEWANRDDTPLVLE, from the coding sequence ATGGCACAAGCTGGCTACGCCCGCCCGGAGCTTCTCACGGAGACCGACTGGCTGGAGCAGCACCTCGACGACCCGAACATCCGCATCGTCGACTGCGACCCCTACGACGTCTACCGCCGGGCGCACATCAAGGGCGCGGTGGGCATCCGCGTACACCACTACATCAAGCATCCGGAATACTCGACGGACCCGCGCAAGTACCCGCTGGTGGCGCCGCCCGACACGGCCAAGGAGCTCATGGAGAGCCTGGGCATCGGCGACGAGACGCACGTCGTCGCCTACGACAGCAACGGCTCGCTGTGGGCGGCGCGCCTGTGGTGGGTGCTGAACTACTACGGCCACACCAAGGTGACGGTGCTCAACGGCGGTTGGCAAAAATGGTTCGACGAAGGGCGTCCGGCGGCCCTGGACGTGCCCAAGCCCGCGACCGCGTCCTTCAACCCCAAGGCCGAGCCGGATCTGGTGTGCACCGTGGACTACGGCACGGCCAGTGTCGGCAACCCGGACGTGGTGTTCCTCGACGTCCGCTCGGACGGTGAGTGGACCGGGGCCAACAGCCGCGGCAACAAGCGCGCCGGCCGCATACCCGGGGCCGTGCACCTGGAGTGGCTCAACTTCGTCCATGACAAGCCCTACCGGACCTTCAAGGAGGCCGGCGAACTGCGCGGCCTGCTGGTGCAGGCGGGAGTGCCACCCGATCGTGAAGTGGTCACGTATTGACAGGGAGGCATCCGTGCGGCGCACGGAGTCTTCGTCCTGACACTGCTGGGCTACGAACGGGCACGCAACTACGACGGTTCCATGGCCGAGTGGGCCAACCGCGACGACACGCCGCTCGTGCTGGAGTAA
- a CDS encoding amidohydrolase family protein produces the protein MPLFIDADAHLIENEHTWEFMAEEDRHLAPDLLVSKNTGLRYWRIDERVVPNTNIGLNATAESRELTNVDARIAHMDELSVDIQVLYPTMFLRPLTVRPEVERALCRGYNRWLAEIWKQGGGRLRWVVLAPLRSMDRAIEEIHFGKENGACGVFMHGVEGGRLLSDDTLFPIYREASDLGIPMCVHAGGGSFDHYDLFLQDTFSRFKLSTVGAFNNLIYKGVPDKFPDLRWCFVEATSQWVPYALNDLMIRTQAELAFRRQHADTPLAAVRGAPRELAHKNLLKDNRIYVACQTTDDLSYVLEYAGEDNIIVGTDYGHADYSNDMEAIAKLSTDGVLAGGVADKILSENPARLYGLQD, from the coding sequence ATGCCCTTGTTCATAGACGCCGACGCGCATCTCATCGAGAACGAGCATACGTGGGAGTTCATGGCGGAGGAGGACCGCCACCTCGCGCCCGACCTGCTGGTGTCCAAAAACACGGGCCTGCGCTACTGGCGCATCGACGAGCGGGTGGTGCCCAACACCAACATCGGCCTCAACGCCACCGCGGAATCGCGCGAGCTGACCAACGTGGACGCGCGCATCGCCCACATGGACGAACTGTCCGTGGACATCCAGGTGCTCTACCCGACGATGTTCCTCCGGCCGTTGACCGTGCGGCCCGAGGTGGAGCGGGCGCTCTGCCGGGGCTACAACCGTTGGCTCGCGGAGATCTGGAAGCAGGGCGGCGGCCGCCTGCGCTGGGTGGTGCTGGCGCCGCTGCGGTCCATGGACCGGGCCATCGAGGAGATCCACTTCGGCAAGGAGAACGGCGCCTGCGGCGTGTTCATGCACGGCGTCGAAGGCGGGCGGCTGCTCTCCGACGACACGCTGTTCCCCATCTACCGGGAGGCCAGCGATCTCGGCATCCCCATGTGCGTGCACGCCGGCGGCGGCAGCTTCGACCACTACGACCTGTTCCTCCAGGACACGTTCTCGCGCTTCAAGCTGTCCACGGTGGGCGCGTTCAACAATCTCATCTACAAGGGTGTCCCGGACAAGTTCCCGGACCTGCGCTGGTGCTTCGTGGAGGCCACTTCCCAGTGGGTGCCCTACGCGCTCAACGACCTGATGATCCGCACCCAGGCGGAGCTGGCGTTCCGGCGGCAACACGCGGACACTCCGCTGGCGGCGGTGCGCGGCGCGCCGCGAGAGCTGGCCCACAAGAACCTGCTCAAGGACAACCGCATCTATGTGGCCTGCCAGACCACGGACGATTTGTCGTACGTGCTGGAGTACGCCGGAGAGGACAACATCATCGTCGGCACCGACTACGGGCACGCGGACTACTCCAACGACATGGAAGCCATCGCCAAGCTGTCCACGGACGGCGTGCTCGCCGGCGGCGTGGCAGACAAGATCCTGAGCGAAAATCCGGCGCGGCTGTACGGCCTGCAGGATTGA
- a CDS encoding LLM class flavin-dependent oxidoreductase gives MARVSFGVEIHPYYDVPELMREITLAEELGYDQVWVGDSQLIWREMYVILGAAAQATSRILLGSGVTNPVTRVSAVTASAAATLQELSGGRLTLGIGSGFTSVNTMGKRPATRARLEACVDEVRALCRGARVPAGAEDMRLMFAGPEKCPPIALAASGPRMLRLAGRIGDGVILARVAMEGDMLDRMMACVNDGRREGGREAEPFRTFLSVSAAVDEDGSKAVSVVRPHVAQSILKPFWGLSPAAAAAAERMTGRYDNYQHLNPNAAHADSVPDEVVPEFALAGTPARCIETARRMFDNGIDQITIRPYAVDGRPRASMIRAFAEQVMQPMLRGGR, from the coding sequence ATGGCGAGAGTCTCCTTCGGCGTCGAGATCCATCCCTACTACGACGTGCCCGAACTGATGCGGGAGATCACGCTCGCCGAGGAACTCGGCTACGACCAGGTGTGGGTGGGCGATTCCCAACTCATCTGGCGCGAGATGTACGTGATCCTGGGCGCCGCGGCCCAGGCCACCTCGCGGATCCTCTTGGGAAGCGGCGTCACCAATCCCGTCACCCGGGTCTCCGCGGTTACCGCCAGCGCCGCGGCGACGCTGCAGGAGCTGTCCGGCGGACGCCTCACGCTGGGCATCGGCAGCGGCTTCACCTCGGTCAACACCATGGGCAAACGTCCCGCCACGCGCGCACGGCTGGAAGCCTGCGTCGACGAGGTCCGCGCGCTGTGCCGCGGCGCGCGCGTGCCCGCCGGCGCCGAGGACATGCGCCTCATGTTCGCGGGCCCGGAGAAGTGCCCGCCCATCGCGCTGGCGGCCAGCGGACCCAGGATGCTGCGCCTCGCCGGGCGCATCGGCGACGGGGTGATCCTGGCCCGGGTAGCCATGGAAGGGGACATGCTGGACCGGATGATGGCGTGCGTGAACGACGGCCGGCGGGAGGGCGGTCGAGAGGCGGAGCCGTTCCGGACGTTCCTCTCGGTCTCCGCGGCGGTGGACGAGGACGGGTCCAAGGCGGTGTCGGTGGTGCGGCCGCACGTGGCCCAGTCGATCCTCAAGCCGTTCTGGGGGCTGAGCCCGGCGGCCGCCGCGGCGGCGGAACGGATGACCGGCCGCTACGACAACTACCAGCACCTCAACCCCAACGCCGCCCACGCCGACTCCGTGCCCGACGAGGTGGTGCCCGAGTTCGCCCTGGCCGGCACCCCCGCCCGCTGCATCGAAACCGCCCGGCGCATGTTCGACAACGGCATCGACCAGATCACCATCCGTCCCTACGCGGTGGACGGACGGCCCCGGGCCAGCATGATCCGCGCCTTCGCCGAACAGGTGATGCAGCCCATGCTGCGCGGGGGCCGATGA
- a CDS encoding phytochelatin synthase: protein MKHVLTVLLLAGVVLCQAGAASGLVEWESEESSRRLSRSTHKADFFRLSNHFISQDNKIFCGPVSSAIVLDALRLGKKKGLPQDTYSIAEDERAWLPTGFNPFFGKYTPNNVLTGQTKTKIEVLGKPIAIQGAMKKDFGLQLRQLAQALSAHDLDVRIRVVDEEMNDEVIKREIAKNLAAPGDYVLVNYHRKTLGQKGGGHISPLGAYDEASDSFLIMDVNPNRAPWVWVSAAHLIKAMRTFDTVENRGYLLIAEGR from the coding sequence ATGAAACACGTTCTGACGGTGTTGCTCCTGGCGGGCGTTGTCCTGTGCCAGGCCGGCGCCGCGAGCGGCCTGGTAGAGTGGGAGTCCGAAGAGAGTTCCCGGCGCCTGTCGCGCTCCACCCACAAGGCGGACTTCTTCCGGCTCAGCAACCACTTCATCAGCCAGGACAACAAGATCTTCTGTGGGCCGGTCTCCTCGGCCATCGTCTTGGACGCGCTGAGGCTTGGCAAGAAAAAGGGGCTTCCTCAGGACACCTACTCCATCGCGGAGGATGAACGCGCATGGCTCCCCACGGGCTTCAACCCCTTCTTCGGGAAATACACTCCGAACAACGTCCTCACCGGCCAGACCAAGACCAAGATCGAGGTGCTTGGCAAGCCCATCGCGATCCAGGGTGCCATGAAAAAGGACTTCGGCCTGCAGCTCCGACAACTGGCTCAAGCCCTGAGTGCCCACGATCTCGATGTGAGGATCCGCGTGGTCGATGAGGAGATGAACGACGAGGTGATCAAGCGCGAGATCGCGAAGAACCTGGCTGCCCCAGGTGACTACGTGCTCGTGAACTACCACCGCAAGACACTGGGCCAGAAGGGCGGCGGGCACATTTCCCCCCTCGGAGCCTATGATGAGGCGAGCGATTCCTTTCTGATCATGGACGTGAACCCGAACCGGGCCCCGTGGGTCTGGGTCAGCGCAGCCCACCTGATCAAGGCCATGCGCACCTTCGATACCGTGGAGAACCGCGGCTACCTGTTGATCGCCGAGGGACGATAG